One region of Marivirga arenosa genomic DNA includes:
- a CDS encoding DUF2279 domain-containing protein, whose product MRKLFIVLALGLILAHPIYAQKDTTTFNKKRFRISVGLTATAYTAGVLYLSEVWYRDHERVPLHWYNDNAGWQQMDKAAHAYIAYHQSRAGYEMLKWSGVNQNTAIFLGGSLGFIFQLPIEIFDGIYEGYGFSWGDVYANTAGSLLFMLQQKFADEQIIKMKFSYYPTPYSKVNPRILGENALESLFTDYNAQTYWLSIGLNKLIPDEIIPNWLNIAVGYSGGGMLSDFENPRWIGGKRIAEYARYRQFLLSPDIDYTQFKTNSKFLNGLFEALNLTKFPAPAIEYNTEYGWVLHFIYL is encoded by the coding sequence ATGAGAAAACTATTTATAGTACTAGCATTAGGGCTTATTCTAGCTCATCCTATTTACGCCCAGAAGGATACGACTACATTTAACAAAAAGCGATTTCGGATATCCGTAGGCTTAACCGCTACCGCTTATACAGCAGGCGTTTTATACCTTTCAGAAGTATGGTATAGGGACCATGAGAGAGTTCCTTTGCATTGGTATAATGATAATGCGGGCTGGCAGCAAATGGACAAGGCTGCACATGCTTACATTGCGTATCATCAAAGCCGAGCAGGCTATGAAATGCTCAAATGGAGTGGTGTGAATCAAAATACTGCTATATTTTTAGGAGGAAGTTTAGGATTTATCTTTCAATTGCCGATTGAAATATTTGACGGGATTTATGAAGGCTATGGCTTCTCTTGGGGAGATGTATATGCCAATACTGCGGGTTCATTGTTATTTATGCTGCAACAAAAGTTTGCGGATGAACAAATCATTAAAATGAAGTTTTCCTATTATCCCACCCCATATTCCAAGGTGAACCCCAGAATATTAGGTGAAAATGCACTAGAGAGCTTGTTTACCGATTATAATGCGCAAACCTATTGGTTGAGTATAGGCCTCAATAAATTGATCCCGGATGAAATAATACCTAATTGGTTAAATATAGCAGTAGGCTATAGTGGAGGGGGAATGCTGTCAGATTTTGAAAACCCTAGATGGATAGGAGGGAAAAGGATAGCCGAATATGCTCGGTATAGACAATTCTTGCTTTCCCCTGATATTGATTATACTCAATTCAAAACCAATAGTAAGTTTTTGAACGGACTGTTCGAAGCCCTAAACCTCACCAAATTCCCAGCTCCCGCAATTGAATACAATACGGAATACGGCTGGGTGCTCCATTTTATTTATTTATAA
- a CDS encoding AAA family ATPase, producing MAETSHWTGSEQYLCDPALAQAFHMARTLGMPLLIEGEPGTGKTELPIHYAKDRGLDLEVYPVGSKSNVEQFVARFDHVKYLRDSQIEILNAQREEKGLDSKLTTGDRNPESLADYVVKGPAAIAYSKPNSVLLIDEIDKAPREFPNDLLYALSHRKFIMPESGEVIEVSEEDMPAIVITSNREQELPTAFKGRCIYHYIDFPDQDTMAKIIDKHHPNLDDKVVKVAIDVFYHLRRLGLERAPTTREILNWLKYMGDIAPKEAVKKIEGLEGIGALIKTQDDMIRVNRMIGADDNFGSSLN from the coding sequence ATGGCAGAAACTTCACATTGGACTGGATCAGAACAATATTTATGCGACCCGGCATTAGCACAAGCTTTTCATATGGCACGAACTTTAGGAATGCCACTTTTAATAGAAGGAGAACCTGGAACGGGTAAAACCGAATTACCAATACATTATGCAAAGGATAGAGGATTAGACTTAGAAGTGTATCCGGTAGGTTCTAAAAGTAATGTGGAGCAGTTTGTAGCTCGTTTTGATCATGTTAAATATTTACGTGATTCTCAGATAGAGATATTAAATGCTCAAAGAGAGGAGAAAGGATTAGATAGTAAACTAACTACTGGTGATCGTAATCCTGAATCATTGGCTGATTATGTAGTGAAAGGACCAGCGGCTATCGCTTATAGCAAACCCAATTCAGTATTATTGATTGATGAAATTGATAAAGCCCCTCGTGAGTTCCCTAATGACTTATTGTATGCTTTAAGTCATCGGAAGTTTATTATGCCTGAATCGGGCGAGGTGATAGAAGTTTCTGAAGAAGATATGCCAGCTATTGTGATTACTTCCAATCGTGAACAGGAATTACCCACTGCTTTCAAGGGAAGATGTATTTATCATTATATCGATTTTCCGGATCAAGATACTATGGCGAAAATCATTGATAAACATCATCCTAATTTGGACGATAAAGTAGTGAAAGTGGCAATTGATGTATTTTACCATTTAAGAAGATTAGGATTGGAAAGAGCTCCTACAACTAGAGAGATATTAAACTGGTTAAAATACATGGGGGATATTGCACCTAAAGAAGCGGTAAAGAAAATAGAAGGCCTTGAAGGTATAGGAGCATTGATCAAAACACAAGATGATATGATTCGAGTGAACAGAATGATTGGTGCTGATGATAATTTTGGATCTAGTTTAAATTGA
- a CDS encoding sensor histidine kinase produces MQLKAIVKYKQDLKILFVALGYFFFARLGYFLVFEDIYILPTWPPSGLALAFLIILGRKAWPGITIGALLANILAYWNTGDLESNSVILLSSLIAAGHTLEALLGNFLITKWIEKDQLFRKSVNIFRFLGIGVVIALISAAIGTGALYYQDLFPEGEFLSRFVSWWVGNLVGILLFTPFILSFREPFLKNLKRAHLIEVIFFSLGIAVVFMLLNNEELRYPVQQSIPFLVLPMLLWMAFRFHLAVAMTGTIVIALISVYMTTKGIGPFVMETPSNAMLILQTFLGVISVSTIILSATQRERNEAQAELKSLNVNLEEIVQKRTEELQKENTTRKKAEEELQNSNTELRKINAELDNFVYRVSHDLRAPIASMLGLLNLAKTDESPEMKSVYLSKIEESANLQDTFITEILDQSRNARLEIKNEPIDFEKIINESFDQLKYSNSDEEVEKTLDIKLDDTFYSDPWRLKVILNNVISNSIRYRNGRSPKIDIEIKSNKKTAVINVQDNGRGISEEHIHKVFDMFYRATDDNAGSGLGLYIVKETVAKLNGEIDIESKPAKGTKISFKIPNMKS; encoded by the coding sequence ATGCAGCTAAAAGCTATAGTTAAATATAAGCAAGACTTAAAAATACTTTTTGTCGCACTGGGCTACTTCTTTTTTGCTCGCCTTGGCTATTTTTTAGTATTTGAAGACATTTACATTTTACCCACCTGGCCACCTTCAGGTTTGGCATTAGCATTCCTTATAATATTGGGAAGAAAAGCCTGGCCAGGTATTACAATAGGAGCATTATTAGCTAATATACTTGCCTATTGGAATACGGGTGACCTTGAATCTAATTCCGTAATATTATTATCCTCATTAATTGCAGCAGGTCATACTTTGGAAGCTTTATTAGGTAACTTTTTGATTACAAAATGGATTGAGAAGGATCAATTATTCAGAAAATCAGTCAACATCTTTAGGTTTTTAGGAATAGGGGTGGTTATAGCGCTTATCAGCGCAGCTATTGGCACAGGGGCACTTTACTATCAGGACTTATTTCCTGAAGGTGAATTTTTAAGTCGGTTTGTATCCTGGTGGGTAGGGAATCTAGTGGGCATATTATTATTTACTCCTTTTATATTATCGTTTAGAGAGCCCTTTCTTAAAAATTTAAAGCGAGCGCATTTAATAGAAGTTATATTTTTTAGCCTTGGCATAGCAGTCGTTTTTATGTTGCTAAATAATGAAGAATTACGCTATCCGGTGCAGCAATCCATTCCTTTTTTAGTTTTACCCATGCTCCTTTGGATGGCTTTTAGATTCCACTTGGCAGTTGCTATGACGGGCACTATTGTAATCGCCTTAATTTCTGTTTACATGACCACTAAAGGGATCGGCCCCTTTGTAATGGAAACACCTTCAAATGCCATGTTGATTCTTCAAACGTTCTTAGGCGTAATTAGCGTTTCCACAATAATTCTGTCTGCTACTCAAAGAGAAAGAAATGAAGCTCAAGCAGAGTTGAAATCTTTAAATGTGAACTTGGAAGAGATCGTGCAAAAAAGAACAGAAGAGCTGCAAAAAGAAAATACAACTCGTAAAAAAGCAGAAGAGGAATTACAAAACTCTAATACCGAATTGAGAAAGATTAATGCAGAACTGGATAATTTCGTTTATAGAGTCTCACATGATTTAAGAGCTCCCATTGCGAGCATGTTGGGGCTGCTTAATCTGGCAAAGACAGATGAAAGTCCTGAAATGAAAAGCGTCTATCTTTCGAAAATAGAGGAAAGTGCTAATCTTCAGGATACTTTTATAACTGAAATTTTGGATCAGTCAAGAAATGCGCGCTTAGAAATCAAAAATGAACCGATTGATTTTGAAAAGATTATAAACGAATCTTTCGATCAATTGAAATATTCAAATTCTGATGAAGAGGTTGAGAAAACGCTCGATATTAAATTGGATGATACCTTTTATTCTGATCCTTGGCGATTAAAGGTGATTTTGAATAATGTTATATCAAATTCTATACGCTATCGAAATGGAAGATCTCCTAAAATAGATATAGAAATCAAATCAAATAAAAAGACGGCAGTGATCAATGTGCAAGATAATGGAAGAGGCATTTCTGAAGAGCATATTCACAAAGTATTTGATATGTTCTATCGAGCGACAGATGATAATGCGGGCTCTGGTTTAGGATTGTACATTGTAAAAGAAACAGTCGCTAAACTGAATGGTGAAATTGATATTGAATCTAAACCAGCTAAGGGAACTAAAATAAGCTTTAAAATCCCGAATATGAAATCTTAG